In Symphalangus syndactylus isolate Jambi chromosome 9, NHGRI_mSymSyn1-v2.1_pri, whole genome shotgun sequence, the genomic stretch GGTACAATTTTGCACCCCCCCcccctccacccacacacacacacctttcccCTGGAAGCATGTGGCAGCATCTGGAAACATTTTGATTGTTACAACTCAGGGTAGAAGGTGCTATTGGCAACTGATTGGTGGAGGCCAGAGActctgctaaacatcctacaatgcacaggacagccctcaCACCAAAGGATTATCCAGCACAAAATGTCAATCGTAAAGAATTTGAGAAACCCTGAGTTCCATTTAGGGTGGGAGCTGCACTGGCTGACAACACATCTGACATAAACCCTCCCCCATAACTGAAGAGAGAGAGTGTTGGACAGACAGTGAGACTGGCCAGAGAATACACAGAGCTAATTGAGATCATAACAGTGTGTACAGGTTTGACTTTGTCCTTTTAATTTATCATTATGTTACAGTAATATTAGCACAGAGAAAATTATAAACAGGACTATAAGGTCTGTCTAATATTGGAGGGACAGAATCTTTTGCAAAGCTGTGCACCAAAAGAGAAAAGCAGCTGTTTCATGAAAGAACTCAGGACTAGGGCTTGGGATCCAGCTCCAGCTCTGCCATTCAACCCCAAGGAGCAAATTTATCTTCTGAGCTCTAGTTACTTCACCTGTAAAACCTGAATGATAATATCTTCTCCATGAGCTGTTTCAAGAAATATGGCACAGCTTACATTCCTTAATATTAGTGAGAATCTCTAATATTCTCACTAATATTGATATTAACCATTCATCttccatcatccacccaccctTATACACACTCATAGAGCCACTGTCATTAAGAAGGAGCTATCAAAATATTATCTATGAGTACTTCGAATTTAGAGTCAGGGAAATTGCAAGTAACAGACTAGATATCCTCTACACAAAGGCATGTAAGTCTTCCTATAAGCCAGCTGCTTGCATAGAACTCAAGAATGGAGTCAGAGAGTCAGAAGATAACAcaagaataaaatgcaaacatAAAAGGACAAAGAGAAACATTCTTAGTCATTCACGGTTAGGAATTTCACAAACATCCTAATGAGATGGGATCAGAAGTTAATGCCATATACTCTACTATCGATAACTATAGTTAGAGTGTGGTTATTAATATTGCATTAACTAATTGGTAAGCTGCACAGTGTTGTCTCATGGTGTGAGTTCAGTCACTCCAACAAATCCATTTGTTGGCTTCATAAATTTCCCAGCTATAGGACCTCCCCATATATTGCAATAAATCCATATTTCAAACAGGCAGATCTATTGCTGTCAATGCTCAAGCCTGTGTCACTAGACTGAAGAAGTAATCCTCTTTATGGTTGGGTATTAACTAGGCTTGTTTCTGTGTGAACATGGTTGAACAATTGTGGGCAATTTCCTCCCCACATGTAATCAAAGTTTAAAGAAACATAATCACTTGCTAAGTCCAAGAATTGCATCTTCTTGGGAATTTTCCTCTCTGAGAATCTAAGAAAGCCCAGATCAAATGAAATTGCTGTGGATTTgcattaaagagaaataattcatAGTATTTCCTAGCACTTAATCACAATGCAGAGGAAAAGCCCTCCTTGGGCCAGGGATATGCTCTGCTGGGTTCAAGTCTTGTCTCTGTCACCAACTTGCTCAGGAGATTTGGACAGGTCACTTCTCCTCCACAGGCCTCTATCACCTTTGTGGACACCGAGAGGGTGCAGCAACATCAGAAAAATCCCTCATGCGTGACCGGACATTTGAGGCCCTCACCCACTACCTGTCCAGCTCTGACCTTCTGTCTTCTAAGACACCCCCTACTGTCACtttctgtcatttttctcttgcacAGGTATGTTCTTCTATTATGCAGTGGGAACTTGACCACATATTAGATGCCTAAGACTCTTCCCAAAAAGCCTGATGGGCTGCTCAGTACTTTGCTGATGGCAGAGGGGATAACACATGGAAAAAGCCAATGAGACCTCCCCTGTGATGGGGTTTGTTCTCCTGGGGCTCTCTGCCCACCCAGAGCTGGAAAAGACATTCTTCGTGCTCATCTTGCTGATGTACCTGGTGATCCTGCTGGGCAATGGGGTCCTCATCCTGGTGACCATCCTTGACTCCCGCCTGCACAcgcccatgtacttcttcctagGGAACCTCTCCTTCCTGGACATCTGCTTCACTACCACCTCAGTCCCACTGGTCCTGGACAGCTTTTTGACTCCGTAGGAAACCGTCTCCTTCTCAGCATGTGCTGTGCAGATGGCACTCTCCTTTGCCATGGCAGGAACAGAGTGCCTGCTCCTGAGCATGATGGCATTTGATCGCTATGTGGCCATCTGCAACCCCCTTAGATACTCCGTGATCATGAACAAGGCTGCCTACGTGCCCATGGCTGCCAGCTCCTGGGCTATTGGTGGTGCTGCTTCCATGGTACACACCTCCTTGGCAATTCAGCTGCCCTTCTGTGGGGACAATGTCATCAACCACTTCACCTGTGAGATTCTGGCTGTTCTAAAGTTGGCCTGTGCTGACATTTCCATCAATGTGATCAGCATGGAGGTGACGAATGTGATCTTCCTAGGAGTCCCGGTTCCGTTCATCTCTTTCTCCTATGtcttcatcatcaccaccatcctgaGGATCCCCTCAGCTGAGGGGAGGAAAAAGGCCTTCTCCACCTGCTCTGCCCACCTCACTGTGGTGATCGTCTTCTACGGGACCTTATTCTTCATGTATGGGAAGCCCAAGTCTAAGGACTCCATGGGAGCAGACAAAGAGGATCTTTCGGACAAACTCATCCCCCTTTTCTATGGGGTGGTGACCCACATGCTCAACCTCCTCATCTACAGCCTGAGGAACAAGGATGTGAAGGCCACTGTGAGGAGCCTGCTGAGACCAAAAGGCTTCACTCAGTGATGGTGGAGGGGTCCTCTGTGATTGTCACCCACATGGAAGTAAGGAATCACAATCACATCAGCTGCCATTCAAAAGCCAAGTCATGTGACCTATAATGGTTTCTCAGCCTAAGTCCATTTGCAGGAAATGTTAAACTTTTCAGACGATATCTCCTGAGTTTTAGTCCTATGTCTGACAGCTTCAACAGACACCAGACTCAATAAATAATCAACTGTGATGAAGGCATTCTGAACACATGGTAAAACCACACAAGACAGCAGCCATGAAAGCATGATGCATGGCCCTTAGAGTGTCTCAGCTCTAGAGTTAGAACAGGGACGTGAGAAGGTTCTCACAGCAGCTTACCAGTTGGATTCATCAGGGAAATCAGAGAAATAAGGAAGGAGTGGAAACTTTTACTGCGGCTTTAGTTTATTACACTCAGTTTGCCTGAATGGCTAAAAAAAGGTAAGTTCTTCACTTAGGGAGCTTTTAGTTGTGAATAATCTATTTTGATGACTGAATATCTTTTTAGCTATGAGAAAATTTAGGCTATCTTTTCTGGATGCACTGCAGATCATTAAACACCGCCTAgtacattaaataaaattcaaggaGTAATGAGTTCAAATTTGACATTCTTACAGAATTTCACAACAGGAAAGCTTGTATTCTGATAGATGCCAAATCATGTTCTAGAAAAAAGATGATgataaatagatatagatagaagTAGACAGATGGTGGCTACACATGTTTGAAGACTTTgggtctaatttcttttttttttttgagacagagtctcgctgtgtcacccagactagagtacagtggtgcgatctcggctcactgcaacctctgcctcccaggtttaagcaagtctcgtccctcagcctcctgagtagctgggactacaggcatacagcaccatggccggctaactcttgtatttttagtagagacagggtttcaccattttggccaggctgatctcaaactgctggcctcaagtgatccgcccgactcagcctcccaaagtgctgggattacaagcatgagccacagtgtcctAGCCTACGGGGCTAAATTTTCATAGGTTTCTTTGTTTCCAacacttctcagagcctttattaTGCAAAGGTCCACTGTGAATGTTCAACAGGGTATAAAGTTGTAGCatttcctcagcctccaaagttcagcacaataaaaattgggaagcttttttttttttttttgagacagagtcttgctctgtcatccaggctggagtgcaatggtatgatctcggctcactgcaacctccgcctcccaggttcaagcgattctcccacctcagcctcccgagtagctgggattacaggcacctgccatcatgcccagctaatttttgtatttttgtagagatgggtttcaccatgttggccaggctggtcttgaactcctgaccaagtCCAAGGTGAACTCCTGACCAAGTCCAAGGTGAACTCCTGACCAGGCCgaggtgatccgcctccctcggcctcccaaagtgctgggattacaggcctgagccaccgcgcccagctagcaTTTTTTTGCCTAAGGGTTTGGGCAGATTCCTTAACCTCTTTTGCCTATCTATTCATAGACACAGAAGACAGACAAGAGGTTCAGAAATTGCTGTGGATGAAAAGCAGCAGTTTTATGGCAAGTTATATCAAAGTCTGAGAATATCTAAAGACttatttaaaaggaaactttAGGAAGTAAATCCGATTTTAAGAATCGTTCTTGGAATATTTTTGCTTCAAGTGATATATTTaagttttcttatatttgttAAGAATGAATtggatcactcgagctcaggagttcaagaccagcctgcgcgacatagtgagaccttatctctattaaaaaaaaacattgaattgCATAAGATAAGGATGTATATTTTgctaataaaatttcactgtattgtGTTTGTCTAAGGTTCTGATTTCTACTTGCCCTAGAAGAGAAACAATCTTGCTACTGCAGATACACAAGAGTGACATCTAGTGGCCGTGCAAGCCAACTTCAGACATTTACGGAGCCGTGTCGTGTTTTTAGAAGCAGCTGCACAGGTTTTCTTCACCCCTAACTGCATAGTTCATGGAGTTTCTCTCCAATATCCCTGACCCCACTCATCCAGCATCTGCTTGGATACCTCCAGTGATAGAGAATTAACACTTCCAGGTTCTAGCTGTTTCATTCAGCCCTACTAGCAAATTCTTCCTTGAATTGTGCTAACGTATACGTGTCTCCATTAACATTTGTCTCCGATAGCATCTTCCAGTCCTAATTCAGCTTCATGCCTTCACATCAAATACACcttatctcttctttcttctgaTATATAAAGATTGTTCTCCTGGTTCCTGGGTCTGTTTCCCTCCAGCATAAATAGCTCCCATACTTCCACCCGTGCCAAAATCACCCAGTTTACTCAACTGACAGGTACTAAATTGTGTCCACAGTATCATCTGTTTAATTCCAGTGTGATATTTCTGAAAATACCTTGGGAATAATAATGATGGTGCTAAGCTAACTCTGTTTCCCCAGGGCAGTGGAGATCTGTCTGGCAGAGAGAGATGCTTGAACAAGCCTGCCTGATTGTGAGGGTGCCCTCCACTCACTTTCTCTTCCTTGAGGAATGGCAGTcatatccacttacattaaaaattacattattatgGTGTAACTTTTGAGTTAGAAATTACATCGCTTCCTCTAGGAACAGTGGCACCTTTCACTCCCACTCTCTTTTGGGTGTCAAGGGGAGGCAAAACTATTATATTGTTATACTTAATCATACagacaaatgtattattttaaaaatcacagttctGGGTTAGTGGGTGCTTTAGGCTTTTATTCTAGCGACCAAATGCCCTATGAAATCTTTAAGTtaaatctccaaatataaagtatatCTGCTTTGGCTGAAATGGAGGTGGGGGGCAGAATAGAtgtggggggcaggggagggagttgGGCTCCATCTGCTCAGCCCACCCTTCATCCCCATCCCCAGGGTCCCCAGTCCACAGGCACCACCAAACACGAATCTGATCCAAACCACTGGTGCCAAGAAAAGTAGACATTTTGTAAGGATATTTTGTTCCACTCCcggaaataaatgtgaaaatttgGGGGGGAAATTTATATTCTAAGAAAAAACAGATTACCCAGTTAACCATTAAAAAGATAGACAACTTAAAATACCAATTACCTAAGGAGAAGTTGAGAACTTGTCAGTTACCACCTTAAGATGTTCCAGGCCATCTGTTTCCACAGATGAGTGGTAATAAACATTCaaggaacaaaatatttttaatactgtTTAAACAATTTCAGAGAATAAAGTGAGAAAGATATCTTCCAAATTGCTTTAACCAAGCCAGCATAACATTGATGCCATACCATTAAAAACATAACAAGGAAGTACAGGAAAGGAAAACACCACCTTTTCCTTTCCTATCTCATCTATTTacctatgtgtgtatgtatgtagatGCACgcatacatataaaatacaattcAGCAGCACATAGAAAGAATACTAAACCATAGCctaatggatttatttttaaaaaataaagctagaaTAACTTAAGGATATGTATTGGTATAATTCTCTACGTTTATAGGTTAAATAGATCCtcaaaactatttgaaaaagtTGAACATCAATTTCTTAGTTTTAAATTCCTTCTAATAAAATAGGAATGGATGTgttctttaataaaattaaatttatatctcTAGTGAAAAGTATGTGTCATGCCTAATGGTGAATCACATCAAATCTGTTACACTTTAACACTTTTCTGGATATGCCAACCATTGAATTAGAGAgtagagataaataaataaaaggtgaaaCTAGAAGAAAGGTAAagaataatattattattgttagctGATACACACATAATTTTATACCTGGATAAAACAGTAAAATCAATCCAAAGgcaattttgaaaaacagtaGGAGAATTCAATAACGAAGCTGCATAAAAATTTAATATGCAAAAATCCAGGTTCTAGAGGGGAaagggggaaaagggaagggggaaagaggggaggagagagacgggaagagaaaacagacagaggaagagacagtgagaaggagaaaggggaggagacttgggggaagaaaaaggaggaaagagagagggagagataagcaaagaggaagagagggagaggaagagagaaggagagagacagagagaaaccggTTGTCTTGGACTCGAGTCTTCGGCAGTCATCACCTTCCTCCCTACCAGCTAAACAGGGCCTTTTCTCATCTTCTAGCTTGAAGCAAAATCTGCCTTTTTCTCCACAGTGATGTCATAAGAAAAGATCACGGTCGCATAACTTGTCCCCTTTCTAGCAATAAGAACCCACATATTTCTTTCAGGGGGAAAGATATGGAGAATTTTTATAGAGACTAAGCAGCAAGATTTTGAAATAGAGATTTCAAGTGGTTTATCATAGAAGGTATCTAGAACACAATCCTATAGGGATTTCATGGATCATTATCAATTTTCTGTCCGTCCCTAATCAGATTAAACTGTGTTGTTGAGAGAAGGGGTATATGGGTTATGCCATAGTAtttagacaaaagaaaataaacaggtgCAAATTTATACTATTCCAAGTAATTCAATTGGAATGGGAATAGATGGAAAAGAAACGAAACAGGAGCTCAAGGTTGGTTGATAGCACTGATTGCTCTTGGTATAACTGAGATGGAGTAGAGACTCCTCCTAGGGACTTGCGGGCACCAAAGCATAGAAACAAAGTAAAATCTTGAGCTCTTTTGAAGGAAATTCCGGGGACCTAGCTAGCCTTAAGAAGTGAATGAGCAACTCGATAAGCTAGAAGGTAATAGTAGCTTAAAATAATAGCCAAGGAAGTTAGAGTCAGGAGAACATTTGGTTCCCTATAGAAACTAGagataacatcttaacatatgtcCCTGAGTTGTTTTCTAGAAACCCAGATTCTTATCAAAGGAATCCTCTGGCACACAGACCTCAGATAAGGGGGAACTGAGGGCTGAACTCTAATGGCTGTGCTTTATCCTAGATTTCTTCCTGAGAGGCCTGGAAGAGGTCACACCCATAAGCCAGGGCTAACATTCTTTTCCGTTGATAACAAATTTTTAGACAAAGCCTCACTTCCTTAACCAAGTCAGAAAATCTTCAAATCGgcaggacgcagtggctcacgcctgtaatcccagcactttgagaggccaaggctgcaggcagaatcacctgaggtcaggagatagagaccagcctggccaacatgacgaagccccgtctttactaaaaataacaaaaattagctgggcatgttggcgcgcgcctgtaatcccagccactcgggaggctgagacaggagaatcacttgaactcgggaggtagaggttgcagtgagcagagatcgtgccactgcactccagcctgggtgacagagggagactccgtctcaaaaaaacacaaacaaacaaaaaagaaaatcttctaaTCTTCCTGTGACCTGTGGGCCCCCTCCTAATCACCCCCCATctgcaacacacatacacatgctttGAGATGTCCTGCCTTTTTAGGTTAAACCTAGTAATAATGATTTATGACTTtgcctgtaacctctgcctcctcacgtttattttttatttttattttttttgagacgtagtttcactcttgttgctcaggctggagtgcagtggcgcgatcttggctcactgcaacctctgcctcctgggttcaagcgattctcctgcctcagcctccctgatagctgggattacagatgcatgccaccacacctggctaatttttgtatttttagtagagacagggtttcaccatgttggccaggctggttttgaactcctgagctcaagtgatccacccacctcggcctcccaaagtgctgagattacaggtgtgagccaccgtgctcagccagaaaagttttttattattacagtttGGATGGTGCACATTTGAAAATGATCAATTTCCCTGCTTTCTTAAGCAGAGCTTATTGCTTATAATGTTACATTGTGAGTGAGTCACAGTCACCATTTATGACTATTGTAAGGTAATTGTGCAGGATAAAAGTAGCATCTCCCAAGGGACACGCTCAGGGTCCAAAAGAGGCTACTTGGAATTGGCACCACCTGGGGTCAGGATGGCTAAGACAGAACCCGTCTCAGTTCAGGTGGTGGCTCTAGTGATACCAGCCCAGAACAGGATGGAGGAGAGGCTCTTCAGTGCCATCCTGCTGAAAAACAGATTCCAAGAGTAAGCTCCCCTTCTCTGGGACAAGATAGTGTTTTgtcctaaataataataataattgctttgGAGAGATGTGCTTGTTCACAGATAACTTGCACGCTTACGATTCTTGCTGGTGGAATTAGGATCTATTCCTCCCACTTCAGAGTTGACAGACTGGGGCAGAGGGGAGTCTCCATTAACTTTTGGGCAAAGCCTGAGCTCTGGAGTTTTCCACTGACAGGTGGAAAGGATGGAGTTCCCAAAGGAAGGGATGTGTGGCTTCCGGACGTGTGACCTGCAGAGGAGCTGTTAGGAGCAGAAAGGGTGTGAGGAGCAGATAGAAAGAGGTCAGGAGAGAGGGAGCCTCCAAAGGTCTCAGGCTGGAGTTTCCTCTCCTTAGCTGCAAAGACCAAGGCTCTCATCCTTCCACTGCTGTGCTCTGAGACGCCCACCTGGCCCTTCAGTAATTCAGCTGGTCTAGGGAGGCTGGGAAGCTTGAGACAGGAAGGTATTTGCCTCCTGATTGCCACAGGCTGAAATGGAGTTCAGCGTCAACcgccttctctcccctcctccacccacatttttaaaatctctgtggCAGTGCCACCCGTGAGCACTAGTGGCCATTGACAGGTGACATTCCAGGCCTATAAGACTGAGTGGCTTGTTCCTGATGGTCCTCAACCTCCCTGCCCTACACACTCACCCCATGATCTAGTAAAGATCACTTCCCAGGGCTGAAGGGAGGGACTCACCTCCACACCCACACTAGAGTCCATCTGTTTTCCGTTTCTGGTTTCCTCCCTCATTGTCAAGCTGTCAGCAATAAATTCCAacttgcttttattaaaaaggaatGGGGACACTTATGTGGTTATTTTAGCCAAGATGCATATTCTAAATCTAATCATGATGAGACATTGCACAAACCCCAATTTTATAAAACACCTGGCCTGTATTCCTCAAAAATGTCAATATTATGAAAGACAAAGTATGGCTGAGGAACTGTTCCAGATTAAACGAATCAAAGAGATGTGATGAAAACATGGAACATATGATCCTGGGCTGGATACTATACTAGAAATTGTTGCTATAACCGTATTGGCTATAACCGTATTGGCTATAACTGTGGCAACCATTGACATTTGAATGTGAACTGTAGATAAGACAATCATATTGTAGCAATGCTGAATTTCCTGCGTTTGATCATTGTAGTGGAATACAGTgaaagaatatatttgtttttatggaATACACATGATACACACAACCTACCTTGAAATCGTTCAGAAAaactatgtatacatacacagaaTGATAAAGCAAAGCAAATGTAGTAAAATGTTAACAAGTTGATAGACTGCATATGGGTTTTTTTACATGATTATTGCAACTTTAAGTTTGAAattctttcaaagaaaataaatgtcaaaaagaAAGTGATGAGGAACTCCAAAAAAAATCGTGGGAGGACTATTTAAATATCAGCAAttcaaataaacatgaaaaagttcaacatcactaacaACCCAAGTGGTGCCAAATGGTATATTAAAAATCGAATCCCATTAACCTACTGCAGAAAAGGATAATATAATATCAATTTTTGGTCATGGATCAGTGACACAGGAGCCCTTGTCCCTGCTAGTAAGTGGATActgtttttgaaaaacaattttggaCTTTAAAATGCTCTTATaaggccaagtatggtggcttacacctgtaatcccaatgctttataaggaggtcaaggtgggaggatcatttgaagccaggagttggagaccagcctgggcaatatagcaagatgccatctctttaaaaaaaaaaaaatttttttagggccgggtgcagtggctcatgcctgtaatcccagcactttgggaggctgaggcaggcaggtcactggagcccaggagtttgagacagcctgggaaacatggtgaaaccttgtctctacaaaaaaaaaaaaaaaaaaaaaaaattagccagatgtgatggcaagCACCTTTAGCCCCAGCTATTCAAGgacctgaagtgggaggatcacttgagcccaggagtttgaggctgcagtgagccgtgatcatgtcactgcattcctatctgggtgacagagtgagactgtctcatgaataaacaaataaaatattcttttccttcttctttttgagacagggtctctctctgttgcccaggctggagtccagtggtacaaTAATGGCTCAcggcagcttcgacctcctgtgctcaagcaagcctcccacctcagcctctggagtagctgtgactacaggtgtacaccacctcgcctggctaataaAATGCTCTTATACTTAGACCTCATAATGGAATTCTTAAAAGtttatcctaaagaaaaaaaaatcagagatagagatagagattttatggctgggtgcggtggcccacgcctctaatcccagccctttgggaggctgaggtgggtggatcacgaggtcaggagatcgagagcatcctggctaaattggtgaaaccccgtctttactaaaaaatgcgaaaaaatagctaggtgtggtggcaggcgcctgtagtctcagttactcgggaggctgaggcagcagaatggtgtgaacctgggaggtggagcttgcagtgagccaagaccacatcactgcacaccagcctgggcgacagggcgagactccatctcaaaaaaaagaaaaatctctatgATGTAATTTACTATGGAGAAAAACAGCATCATCTAAATGTCCCAAAATAGCATAATGGTTAAGTAGATGATAGTATACTTATACATGAAAAAAGCCAGTTTTTCATACAGACCCTtaccaagaagaaaatataataaggAAAAATAGTGTTCCTCTATATTAGCAATAAAATGGAGGGAAAATGCCTTAGAATAAAGTTAAGAATCCACAGTATGTACATAAATAAGAACATAATACTCTATTGGAATAACTCgaagaaatattttaacaaatttaaagataaatttggATGAGAAAtctcaaggctgggcgtggtggctcatacccataatcccagcactttgggaggctaaggtgcgcagatcacttgaggccaggagtttgagaccagcctggacaagatgatgaaatcctgtctctaccaaaattacaaaaattagccaggtgtggtggcacgtgttcgtaatcccagctactcgagaggctgaggcaggagaattgcttggacctgggaggcggaagttgcagtgagctgagattgccatctgggcaacagaacaagactgtctccagaaagacaaaaaaaaaaaaaaaaaaagaagaaaaagaaagaaagca encodes the following:
- the OR2S2 gene encoding LOW QUALITY PROTEIN: olfactory receptor 2S2 (The sequence of the model RefSeq protein was modified relative to this genomic sequence to represent the inferred CDS: substituted 1 base at 1 genomic stop codon), which gives rise to MEKANETSPVMGFVLLGLSAHPELEKTFFVLILLMYLVILLGNGVLILVTILDSRLHTPMYFFLGNLSFLDICFTTTSVPLVLDSFLTPXETVSFSACAVQMALSFAMAGTECLLLSMMAFDRYVAICNPLRYSVIMNKAAYVPMAASSWAIGGAASMVHTSLAIQLPFCGDNVINHFTCEILAVLKLACADISINVISMEVTNVIFLGVPVPFISFSYVFIITTILRIPSAEGRKKAFSTCSAHLTVVIVFYGTLFFMYGKPKSKDSMGADKEDLSDKLIPLFYGVVTHMLNLLIYSLRNKDVKATVRSLLRPKGFTQ